One part of the Acidobacteriota bacterium genome encodes these proteins:
- a CDS encoding RNA-binding S4 domain-containing protein yields the protein MTSVRIDKWLWAARFFKTRSLAGKACDLGRIQSNGQLAKPAREVRVGDMLGITSPAGDFHVEVLGLSEVRGPAATAQTLYRETEASRELRLKVAAERKAMKQFEELPAGRPSKRDRRRIIQFRGRG from the coding sequence ATGACCTCCGTACGCATCGACAAGTGGCTTTGGGCAGCTCGATTCTTCAAGACGCGGTCGTTGGCCGGGAAAGCCTGTGACCTGGGACGGATCCAGTCCAACGGACAGCTCGCCAAGCCCGCCCGCGAGGTCCGCGTGGGAGACATGCTGGGGATCACCAGCCCCGCTGGCGATTTTCATGTGGAAGTCCTTGGACTCAGCGAGGTACGCGGGCCGGCTGCGACGGCGCAAACGCTGTACCGCGAGACCGAAGCCAGCCGGGAGCTGCGGCTGAAAGTGGCCGCAGAGCGCAAGGCGATGAAGCAGTTCGAAGAGTTACCCGCAGGCAGACCATCCAAGCGCGATCGCCGCAGGATCATCCAGTTCCGCGGGAGAGGCTGA
- the rpsP gene encoding 30S ribosomal protein S16 has translation MIRMARFGARKQPYYRVVVIDKERARNGRSVEVVGTYNPRTSPASFEVKRDRIEYWRSKGAQLSPTLTRLLEKAPANAPAAA, from the coding sequence ATGATCCGTATGGCGCGCTTTGGTGCGCGCAAGCAGCCTTACTACCGCGTAGTGGTCATCGACAAGGAGCGCGCCCGCAATGGACGCTCCGTCGAAGTGGTGGGGACCTACAACCCGCGCACCAGCCCGGCCAGCTTCGAAGTGAAGCGTGACCGCATCGAGTACTGGCGTTCCAAGGGCGCGCAGCTTTCCCCCACCCTCACCCGCCTGCTCGAAAAAGCGCCAGCGAACGCTCCCGCGGCGGCATAA